The Hyphomonas sediminis genome contains a region encoding:
- the tatC gene encoding twin-arginine translocase subunit TatC — translation MSHTPPKDEQPEILDDEVEASRAPLLDHLIELRGRLIKILLALAVATIGCFFFADHIYNWLVAPFATVAEDIRGSQLEFIFTAPMEFFFAKLKLALFAGVFVAFPFIAWQVYAFVAPGLYKSERGAFWPYLVFAPILFSLGAAFVYFIMLPMLARFTVSMEQVDAAATTIKMMPRVEDYLSLVMALMLAFGISFQLPVILSLLGRIGLVSSSGLGKGRRYAIVGILAFSAVFTPPDAISQVLLAGPVYILYEISIFCVKMIERKASKEEAAAAAAE, via the coding sequence ATGAGCCATACCCCGCCCAAGGATGAGCAGCCCGAAATCCTCGACGATGAGGTGGAGGCGAGCCGCGCGCCGTTGCTCGATCACCTGATCGAGCTGCGCGGGCGGCTCATCAAGATCCTGCTGGCACTGGCGGTGGCGACCATCGGCTGCTTCTTCTTTGCCGACCATATCTACAACTGGCTGGTCGCGCCGTTTGCGACCGTGGCTGAAGACATCCGCGGATCGCAGCTGGAGTTCATCTTCACCGCGCCGATGGAGTTCTTCTTTGCGAAGCTGAAGCTGGCGCTGTTTGCGGGTGTGTTCGTCGCGTTCCCGTTCATCGCCTGGCAGGTCTACGCCTTTGTGGCGCCGGGGCTCTACAAGTCAGAGCGCGGCGCGTTCTGGCCCTACCTTGTGTTTGCGCCGATCCTGTTTTCGCTGGGCGCAGCGTTCGTCTATTTCATCATGCTGCCAATGCTGGCGCGGTTCACCGTGTCGATGGAACAGGTCGATGCGGCGGCGACCACGATCAAGATGATGCCAAGGGTGGAGGATTATCTCTCCCTCGTCATGGCGCTGATGCTGGCCTTTGGCATCTCGTTCCAGCTGCCGGTGATCCTCAGCCTGCTGGGCCGGATTGGGCTGGTTTCCTCCAGCGGCCTTGGCAAGGGGCGCCGCTATGCCATCGTCGGAATCCTGGCGTTCTCGGCGGTGTTTACGCCGCCTGATGCGATCTCGCAGGTGTTGCTCGCCGGGCCGGTCTACATCCTCTATGAGATTTCAATCTTCTGCGTGAAAATGATCGAACGGAAGGCAAGCAAGGAAGAAGCTGCGGCAGCCGCCGCCGAGTGA
- the tatB gene encoding Sec-independent protein translocase protein TatB: MLPGIGFSEILLIGLAALIIVGPRDLPMMMRKLGQIVGKGRRMAREFQSAFDDIARQSELDDLKKEIQELRKANTLTSAQDDLAAYEADVNSAIMREHPNAEPEAVAPPSEPTEPKDAPSPPPKGEPA, translated from the coding sequence ATGCTGCCCGGCATCGGGTTTTCCGAGATATTGCTTATCGGCCTCGCCGCGCTGATCATCGTTGGTCCGCGCGACCTGCCGATGATGATGCGCAAGCTGGGCCAGATCGTCGGCAAGGGCCGGCGGATGGCGCGCGAGTTCCAGTCGGCCTTTGACGACATTGCCCGCCAGAGCGAGCTGGATGACCTGAAGAAGGAAATCCAGGAGCTGCGAAAGGCCAACACGCTGACCTCGGCGCAGGATGACCTGGCTGCATATGAGGCGGATGTGAATTCCGCCATCATGCGCGAGCATCCCAATGCTGAGCCGGAGGCCGTCGCGCCGCCATCTGAACCAACCGAGCCCAAGGACGCGCCGTCGCCCCCGCCCAAGGGGGAGCCGGCATGA
- the tatA gene encoding twin-arginine translocase TatA/TatE family subunit produces the protein MSPSIIQLLIVVVVALLLFGGRGRISSIMGDMAKGIGAFRKGLKDEETKPVGKDDMVDITPKKDETKASS, from the coding sequence ATGTCGCCAAGCATAATTCAACTGCTCATCGTGGTCGTTGTTGCGCTGCTGTTGTTTGGCGGGCGTGGGCGCATTTCCTCGATCATGGGCGACATGGCCAAGGGGATCGGCGCTTTCCGCAAAGGCCTCAAGGATGAGGAAACCAAACCGGTCGGCAAAGACGACATGGTCGACATCACGCCCAAGAAAGACGAGACGAAAGCTTCGTCCTGA
- the xth gene encoding exodeoxyribonuclease III, whose protein sequence is MRIATWNVNSIKARLPTVLQVLQDIQADVVCLQELKCETDAFPYLEIEEQGWNCAVHGQKSYNGVALLSKFPLEGVVKEMSTLKDEQARYIEATVMAERPVRVGGLYLPNGNPTPGEKYDYKLEWIAALEEHTQALLKSEEPFVLCGDYNAIPAPEDCWDDTVWNTDALGLPETRAAYRKLKHLGLTDAFAACDGRAHQYTFWDYQGGAFQKDHGIRIDHVLACPRMTDRLTGTEIYRKARAMEKPSDHVPVIAVFED, encoded by the coding sequence ATGCGTATTGCCACCTGGAACGTGAATTCGATCAAGGCCCGTCTGCCAACTGTCTTGCAAGTGCTGCAGGACATACAGGCTGATGTCGTTTGCCTGCAGGAACTGAAGTGCGAAACCGATGCCTTCCCCTATCTCGAGATCGAGGAACAGGGCTGGAATTGCGCGGTTCATGGCCAGAAGAGCTATAACGGCGTTGCCCTGCTCTCGAAATTTCCCCTGGAAGGCGTCGTCAAGGAGATGTCGACCCTGAAGGACGAGCAGGCCCGCTATATCGAGGCGACCGTGATGGCAGAGCGCCCCGTGCGGGTCGGCGGGCTGTATCTGCCCAACGGCAATCCCACACCGGGCGAAAAGTACGATTACAAGCTCGAATGGATCGCCGCGCTCGAAGAACACACGCAAGCCCTCCTCAAATCCGAAGAGCCATTTGTGCTGTGCGGGGACTATAACGCCATTCCCGCGCCGGAAGACTGCTGGGACGACACGGTCTGGAACACCGACGCGCTCGGCCTGCCCGAAACCCGCGCGGCCTACCGCAAGCTCAAGCATCTGGGCCTGACGGACGCCTTCGCCGCCTGCGATGGGCGCGCCCACCAATATACGTTCTGGGATTATCAGGGCGGCGCCTTCCAGAAGGATCATGGCATCCGGATCGACCATGTCCTCGCCTGCCCGCGCATGACCGACCGCCTCACCGGCACGGAAATCTACCGCAAGGCCCGCGCGATGGAAAAACCGTCGGACCATGTGCCGGTCATCGCCGTGTTCGAGGACTGA
- a CDS encoding DMT family protein, with the protein MPPHVLPIVLLSISNLFMTMAWYGHLKFKTAPLLLVIFASWGIALIEYIFAVPANRWGHSVYSAAELKTIQEVITLIVFAGFSVWVLKEPLGWNHAIGFGLIALGAWFIFQGK; encoded by the coding sequence ATGCCGCCGCATGTCCTGCCGATCGTCCTCCTGTCGATCTCCAACCTGTTCATGACCATGGCCTGGTATGGCCACCTCAAATTCAAGACGGCGCCCCTGCTGCTCGTCATCTTCGCCAGCTGGGGCATTGCCCTCATCGAATATATCTTCGCCGTGCCTGCAAACCGCTGGGGCCATTCGGTCTATTCTGCCGCAGAACTCAAAACGATTCAGGAGGTTATCACCCTGATCGTGTTTGCCGGATTTTCGGTGTGGGTGCTGAAAGAGCCGCTCGGCTGGAACCATGCGATCGGGTTCGGCCTAATTGCGCTCGGCGCCTGGTTCATCTTTCAGGGCAAGTAG
- a CDS encoding entericidin A/B family lipoprotein yields the protein MKKVMMALIAVVALPTLAACNTIEGIGKDVKAGGQAVEETAKEVKDDITK from the coding sequence ATGAAAAAAGTGATGATGGCGCTGATCGCCGTTGTTGCCCTGCCGACGCTGGCAGCCTGCAACACGATTGAAGGCATCGGCAAAGACGTGAAGGCCGGTGGACAGGCTGTCGAAGAGACCGCCAAGGAAGTCAAAGACGATATCACGAAGTGA
- the purQ gene encoding phosphoribosylformylglycinamidine synthase subunit PurQ → MKTAVIVFPGSNCDRDAQDALAKLTGKAPAMVWHKDGEIPAGTDLVMVPGGFSYGDYLRCGAMAGNSPIISQLKAHAERGGYVLGVCNGFQILTETGLLPGALVRNASLHFVCRPQKLKVESSNTAFTSAYAGGSEIVIPIAHAEGNFFADDATLDRLEGEGRVPFRYTSGENPNGAARDIAGILSENGRVLGMMPHPERAIGDHEGGSDGVALFKSLMAAA, encoded by the coding sequence ATGAAAACCGCTGTTATCGTCTTCCCTGGCTCGAACTGTGATCGTGACGCGCAGGATGCGCTGGCCAAGCTGACCGGCAAGGCGCCGGCCATGGTCTGGCACAAGGATGGGGAAATCCCCGCCGGAACAGACCTCGTGATGGTGCCCGGCGGCTTCTCTTACGGCGATTACCTGCGCTGCGGCGCCATGGCGGGCAACTCGCCCATCATCTCGCAGCTCAAAGCCCATGCCGAACGCGGCGGCTACGTCCTCGGCGTCTGCAACGGCTTCCAGATCCTCACCGAAACCGGCCTCCTACCCGGCGCACTGGTGCGCAATGCCTCGCTCCACTTCGTCTGCCGCCCGCAGAAACTGAAGGTCGAGAGCAGCAACACGGCCTTCACCAGCGCCTATGCCGGCGGCAGCGAGATCGTGATCCCCATTGCCCATGCCGAAGGCAACTTCTTCGCAGACGACGCAACGCTGGATCGCCTGGAAGGCGAAGGCCGCGTGCCGTTCCGCTATACCAGCGGCGAGAACCCCAACGGCGCCGCCCGCGACATCGCCGGCATCCTCTCGGAAAACGGCCGCGTCCTCGGCATGATGCCCCACCCCGAACGCGCCATCGGCGACCATGAAGGCGGCAGCGACGGCGTTGCCCTGTTCAAGAGCCTGATGGCGGCGGCCTAA
- a CDS encoding energy transducer TonB, with protein MAVCLGAIISCAITDAPSAEVQPAQPCDMVFDDGGEGPDKEQLWEHVLATYQADCLNESLAAGLRLKDLEAEQPQMRTYGYLILNYWKLDRIAEGRSIYEESLEAFGPVPSTGQRKSENLDAGSLPTDAQPIPAPKTRVPNEALASGIAGTCDVRFDVDVEGNPKNIVAFCTHDNFKTLAEDRIAASTFAPKIVGGEAVERKKVVYPIEFDFSRNPEPTLAD; from the coding sequence ATGGCTGTCTGCCTGGGCGCAATTATATCCTGTGCGATCACCGATGCGCCATCGGCTGAGGTTCAACCTGCTCAACCTTGTGACATGGTGTTCGACGACGGCGGTGAGGGGCCGGATAAGGAGCAGCTTTGGGAGCACGTGCTCGCAACTTATCAGGCTGATTGTTTGAATGAATCGCTAGCGGCAGGGTTGCGGCTCAAGGACCTTGAGGCGGAACAACCTCAAATGCGAACTTATGGATACCTGATCCTGAACTATTGGAAGCTGGATCGGATCGCCGAGGGCCGCTCGATATACGAAGAGAGCTTGGAGGCGTTCGGTCCAGTACCATCCACCGGACAAAGAAAGTCAGAGAATTTGGATGCAGGATCGCTGCCTACTGATGCACAGCCTATCCCCGCGCCAAAAACAAGAGTCCCTAATGAAGCTTTGGCCTCTGGCATTGCGGGAACGTGTGACGTCCGGTTTGATGTAGATGTCGAAGGAAACCCAAAAAATATCGTCGCATTCTGTACGCACGACAATTTCAAAACGCTTGCTGAGGACCGGATAGCGGCCAGCACGTTTGCCCCAAAGATAGTCGGCGGAGAAGCTGTTGAACGGAAGAAGGTTGTCTACCCGATTGAGTTCGACTTCTCGCGAAATCCCGAGCCCACTTTAGCGGATTAG
- a CDS encoding adenosine deaminase, whose product MTNSHQTDLIARLPKAELHLHIEGSFEPELMMALAARNKIDLPFKTLEDAKAAYNFSNLQEFLDLYYQGMQVLRTEEDFFDLTLAYLQRAKADNVRHVEMFYDPQAHTERGVPFGVVTDGILAAIRKGEQELGISSYLIMSFLRHLSEEDGFDLLVESERWHDKFVGVGLDSSEVGHPPLKFERLYQRCAEIGFKLCMHAGEEGPPSYVREALLDIGVDRIDHGNRCMEDPELVSIIRDMQVPLTNCPLSNLSLCVIDDLKKSPVKAQLEQGLLVTVNSDDPAYFGGYIGRNYEKTAEALDLSNDQLIQLARNSFTGSFLPEAAIKAHLASIDESIA is encoded by the coding sequence ATGACCAATTCGCACCAGACCGACCTCATCGCCCGCCTGCCCAAGGCTGAGCTTCACCTGCATATCGAAGGCAGTTTCGAGCCGGAGCTGATGATGGCGCTGGCGGCGCGCAACAAGATCGACCTTCCGTTCAAGACGCTGGAAGACGCAAAGGCCGCCTACAACTTCTCAAACCTGCAGGAATTCCTCGACCTCTATTATCAGGGCATGCAGGTGCTGCGCACGGAGGAAGACTTCTTCGACTTGACCTTGGCCTATCTCCAGCGCGCCAAGGCCGACAATGTCCGCCATGTCGAGATGTTCTACGATCCGCAGGCGCACACTGAGCGCGGCGTGCCTTTCGGCGTCGTCACCGATGGCATCCTGGCGGCCATCCGGAAGGGCGAGCAGGAACTCGGCATCAGCTCCTATCTCATTATGAGCTTCCTGCGGCATCTCTCCGAAGAAGACGGCTTCGACCTCCTGGTGGAGTCCGAGCGCTGGCACGACAAGTTCGTGGGTGTCGGCCTGGATTCCTCAGAAGTCGGCCACCCGCCGCTGAAGTTCGAGCGCCTCTACCAGCGCTGCGCCGAGATCGGCTTCAAGCTCTGCATGCATGCCGGCGAAGAAGGCCCGCCTTCCTATGTCCGGGAAGCCCTGCTCGACATTGGCGTTGACCGGATCGACCATGGCAACCGCTGCATGGAAGATCCCGAGCTTGTCAGCATCATCCGCGACATGCAGGTTCCGCTGACCAATTGTCCGTTGTCGAACTTGTCCCTCTGCGTCATCGACGATCTGAAGAAAAGCCCCGTGAAAGCGCAGCTCGAGCAAGGCCTGCTCGTAACTGTGAACTCGGATGACCCGGCCTATTTCGGCGGCTATATCGGTCGTAATTACGAGAAAACCGCCGAGGCGCTGGACCTGTCAAACGACCAGCTCATCCAGCTCGCCCGCAACAGCTTCACCGGCAGCTTCCTGCCGGAGGCAGCCATCAAGGCGCATCTCGCGAGCATTGACGAATCGATCGCCTGA
- a CDS encoding FAD-dependent oxidoreductase, producing the protein MPNLTRRSVLLGLGASALAACVTAPTSVVTWPPARPFPKVLVERDRITRTVVGLRPYRAQGFRLEAERFGEKIVVHNYGHGGSGVTLSWGTSQRAAVMAGEAGRLDVAVLGGGVMGLTSALILARRGYVVTVYAEAMHPNTTSNIAGALWRPSSLYSRDVATEEFLALNAKVTREAHRGFLPYVNRPGYGVSWVQHSDLTNTVPEQRRELPGGDELYPDLEILTRETRFGFAYEERCHSLMIDPDYYLDMLMKDAQAAGAKFIARRFETLDEVLALAQPVIVNCTGLGARTLFGDETLTPIRGQLTHLLPQPEIDYSYIVGGLYMFPRKTGLVLGGSHNADDWSLDVREDQVRRMIDGHAALAEKAAYSTYSEP; encoded by the coding sequence ATGCCAAACCTAACTCGCCGGTCTGTTCTTCTGGGGTTGGGCGCGAGCGCGCTGGCGGCCTGTGTTACGGCGCCGACGAGCGTGGTGACGTGGCCGCCTGCGCGGCCTTTTCCGAAGGTGTTGGTAGAGCGCGACAGGATTACTCGCACGGTGGTTGGCTTGCGGCCCTACCGGGCACAGGGGTTCCGACTGGAAGCGGAGCGCTTTGGCGAGAAGATTGTGGTGCACAATTACGGGCATGGCGGCAGCGGCGTCACCCTATCCTGGGGCACCAGCCAGCGGGCGGCCGTGATGGCGGGGGAGGCCGGCCGGCTTGACGTGGCGGTGCTTGGTGGCGGCGTCATGGGGCTGACCAGTGCGTTGATCCTGGCGCGGCGGGGGTATGTGGTGACTGTCTATGCCGAAGCGATGCACCCAAACACGACCTCGAATATCGCTGGGGCGCTCTGGCGACCGTCGAGCCTTTACAGCCGGGATGTGGCGACCGAAGAGTTCCTTGCCTTGAATGCGAAGGTGACGCGCGAGGCGCATCGGGGCTTCCTGCCTTATGTGAACCGACCGGGATACGGCGTCAGCTGGGTTCAGCATTCTGATCTGACGAACACCGTGCCGGAGCAGCGTCGCGAACTGCCGGGCGGGGATGAACTGTATCCGGATCTGGAAATCCTGACGCGTGAGACGCGGTTTGGCTTTGCCTATGAAGAGCGTTGCCATTCGCTGATGATCGATCCGGACTATTACCTCGACATGCTGATGAAGGATGCGCAGGCGGCCGGGGCAAAGTTCATTGCGCGCCGGTTCGAGACGCTGGATGAGGTATTGGCATTGGCGCAGCCGGTGATTGTCAACTGTACTGGGCTTGGCGCGCGGACACTGTTTGGCGATGAAACCCTGACGCCGATCCGTGGCCAGCTGACACATCTGCTGCCCCAGCCCGAAATTGATTATTCCTACATTGTGGGCGGGCTCTACATGTTCCCGCGCAAGACAGGTCTTGTCTTGGGCGGAAGCCACAACGCGGACGATTGGTCACTCGATGTGCGCGAGGATCAGGTCCGGCGCATGATCGACGGGCACGCAGCGCTCGCGGAGAAAGCGGCTTATTCCACTTATTCGGAACCGTAA
- a CDS encoding tetratricopeptide repeat-containing sulfotransferase family protein: MTETRQQELLTTASRLRAEGRVPEAISAYRALLGAYPDLPDSWYNLGWLLRQSSQADEALTAYDEALRRGVQDAEEVHLNRAAIFSDALARPADAKAELEKALELNPKYIPALANLGNLHEDLGERDAARSAYERGLQIAPDNAVLLYRLAGLGMAADRQDPMITRLRTRMAKADLLPADKALLQFALGRLLDSCGAYGDATENFKNAKSNARIASRGTLAPYDGINEQKRAERIGAAFVAARDRRAGIEAPQPRPVFVLGMFRSGSTLVEQIIGAHSAVAAGGELDMVPRIARGLGSMPEQIANASDEQIKEYAEAYLNRTRMLYPSAEVVTDKRPDNFWHVGLIKLLFPNAKIINTVRHPLDTLISIWGQNLDVTLNYSFEIEDIAAHIHAERRMMSHWNRLFAGDILTVPYEAVVLQPDQEVRRILDFLGLPFEPACLEFHKSSAPVKTASVWQVREPLHDRSIGRWKNYETYLRSLPPHPALDALLAVEQPAKPA, translated from the coding sequence ATGACCGAAACACGCCAGCAAGAACTCCTGACCACCGCCTCGCGCCTGCGCGCAGAGGGCCGGGTTCCCGAAGCCATTTCCGCTTACCGCGCCCTTCTGGGAGCATATCCCGATCTCCCGGACAGCTGGTACAATCTAGGCTGGCTCCTGCGGCAAAGCAGCCAAGCCGACGAAGCTCTGACAGCATACGACGAAGCACTGCGCCGCGGTGTTCAGGACGCCGAAGAGGTACACCTCAACCGCGCTGCGATCTTCTCCGACGCCTTGGCCAGACCCGCCGACGCGAAGGCGGAACTGGAGAAGGCTCTAGAGCTGAACCCGAAATACATCCCGGCGCTGGCAAATCTCGGCAATCTGCATGAGGATCTCGGCGAGCGTGATGCTGCACGTTCCGCATACGAGCGTGGCCTGCAGATCGCGCCGGACAACGCAGTCCTCCTTTATCGGCTCGCGGGCCTCGGAATGGCTGCAGATCGGCAAGACCCTATGATCACCCGGCTGCGCACCCGGATGGCAAAAGCCGACCTTCTGCCCGCAGATAAGGCCTTGCTACAATTCGCCCTGGGCCGCCTGCTCGACAGCTGCGGCGCTTATGGCGATGCGACCGAGAACTTCAAGAATGCCAAGTCGAACGCACGCATTGCTTCCCGCGGCACGCTGGCCCCCTATGACGGTATCAATGAGCAGAAGCGAGCCGAACGCATCGGCGCCGCGTTTGTCGCAGCGCGCGACCGCCGCGCTGGAATAGAAGCCCCCCAGCCTCGCCCGGTCTTCGTGCTGGGCATGTTCCGCTCAGGATCAACGCTTGTGGAACAGATTATCGGCGCGCATTCCGCCGTTGCCGCTGGCGGAGAGTTGGACATGGTGCCCCGTATCGCACGCGGCCTTGGCAGCATGCCGGAACAGATTGCCAATGCTTCGGATGAGCAGATTAAGGAGTACGCGGAAGCCTACCTGAACCGAACCCGCATGCTTTACCCCAGCGCTGAAGTGGTCACCGACAAGCGCCCCGACAATTTCTGGCACGTTGGCCTGATCAAGCTGCTCTTTCCCAATGCCAAGATTATCAACACTGTGCGGCACCCGCTCGATACGTTGATCTCGATCTGGGGGCAAAATTTGGATGTCACCCTCAACTACAGCTTTGAAATTGAAGACATCGCCGCCCACATCCACGCCGAGCGGCGCATGATGAGCCATTGGAATCGCCTGTTTGCAGGAGACATCCTGACAGTTCCTTATGAAGCCGTCGTCCTGCAGCCCGACCAGGAAGTGCGCCGCATTCTCGACTTCCTCGGCCTGCCCTTCGAGCCTGCCTGCCTCGAATTCCACAAGTCCAGCGCCCCGGTGAAAACCGCCTCAGTCTGGCAGGTGCGTGAGCCGCTGCACGACCGCTCTATCGGCCGTTGGAAGAATTACGAGACATATCTGCGTTCCCTGCCGCCGCATCCTGCACTCGATGCGCTTCTGGCGGTTGAACAACCCGCCAAACCAGCCTAG
- the purL gene encoding phosphoribosylformylglycinamidine synthase subunit PurL — protein MTDTAAILSHLKAEQDAASGVEHGIKADEWERLVSRLGRKPNLVELGIYSVMWSEHCSYKSSRRHLSKFPTKGPRVIQGPGENAGVIDIGDGQAAIFKMESHNHPSYIEPYQGAATGVGGILRDVFTMGARPVALVNALRFGDPSHPKTRQLVSGVVAGIGGYGNCVGVPTVAGETQFDEGYNGNILVNAMAVGLADQDKIFYARGALPGLPILYVGSKTGRDGIHGATMASAEFTEGEEDNRPTVQVGDPFTEKLLIEACLELMATDAIQSIQDMGAAGLTSSSVEMADKGGVGIEMDLDAVPQRETGMTAYEIMLSESQERMLMILKPGKEAVAKAIFDKWDLDAEVIGITTETGRLVLKQFGEVVCDIPVAPLGEDAPNYDRPWTEPPQRTAFDVSKYPAPASYSDVLVKLMSTPDMASKRWVWEQYDRHVMNDTIDSSQSGGDAAIVRVHGTNKALAICSDCNPHYVAADPYEGGKQAVAEAYRNLSAVGATPIAITDNLNFGNPEKPATMGYIVKAIEGMAEACRVLEFPVVSGNVSLYNETDGKAIPPTPVVGGVGLIDNLTKIATLKGAQAGDTLIIIGETEAEFGASLYARKWLGVKGDDLGPPPRVILEEEIRNADIVRQLIAKGLVHAVHDISDGGLAVAAAEMALAGNVGIMLDAQEDRLGGLGALAYLFSETQGRYLVAAKNEDAVLDALGDTPGFFAGVVENTGAITFMHDLRKSQKTVLPLKDLRTAHEGWLPGYMNAI, from the coding sequence ATGACCGATACCGCCGCCATTCTCTCCCATCTCAAGGCCGAACAGGACGCCGCCTCCGGCGTCGAGCACGGCATCAAGGCCGATGAATGGGAGCGGCTGGTCAGCCGCCTTGGCCGCAAGCCCAACCTTGTCGAACTCGGCATCTATTCGGTGATGTGGTCGGAGCACTGCTCCTACAAATCCTCGCGCCGCCACCTGTCGAAATTCCCCACCAAAGGCCCGCGCGTCATCCAGGGCCCCGGTGAAAACGCCGGCGTGATCGACATCGGCGACGGTCAGGCCGCCATCTTCAAGATGGAGAGCCACAACCACCCCTCCTATATCGAGCCCTATCAGGGCGCGGCCACCGGCGTCGGCGGCATCCTGCGCGACGTGTTCACGATGGGCGCGCGCCCCGTGGCGCTGGTCAACGCCCTGCGCTTTGGCGATCCGAGCCACCCGAAAACCCGCCAGCTCGTCTCCGGCGTGGTCGCGGGCATCGGCGGCTATGGCAACTGCGTCGGCGTGCCGACGGTGGCCGGCGAAACCCAGTTCGACGAAGGCTATAACGGCAACATCCTCGTCAACGCGATGGCCGTCGGCCTCGCAGACCAGGACAAGATCTTCTACGCCCGCGGCGCCCTGCCAGGCCTGCCGATCCTCTATGTCGGCTCAAAGACTGGCCGCGACGGCATCCACGGCGCCACCATGGCCTCCGCCGAGTTCACGGAAGGCGAGGAAGACAATCGCCCCACCGTTCAGGTCGGTGACCCCTTCACTGAGAAGCTCCTCATTGAAGCCTGCCTTGAGCTGATGGCGACCGATGCGATCCAGTCCATCCAGGACATGGGCGCCGCCGGCCTCACCTCGTCCTCCGTTGAGATGGCGGACAAAGGCGGCGTCGGCATCGAGATGGACCTCGACGCTGTTCCCCAGCGCGAAACGGGCATGACAGCCTATGAAATCATGCTGTCGGAGAGCCAGGAGCGTATGCTGATGATCCTGAAGCCCGGCAAGGAAGCCGTGGCCAAGGCCATCTTCGACAAATGGGATCTCGACGCCGAAGTGATCGGCATCACCACCGAAACCGGCCGCCTCGTGCTGAAACAGTTCGGCGAAGTCGTGTGCGACATCCCTGTCGCGCCGCTGGGTGAAGATGCCCCGAACTATGACCGTCCGTGGACGGAGCCGCCGCAGCGCACCGCTTTTGACGTTTCGAAATATCCGGCTCCGGCCAGCTATAGCGATGTCCTCGTGAAACTCATGTCGACGCCCGACATGGCCTCCAAGCGCTGGGTTTGGGAACAATACGATCGCCACGTCATGAACGACACGATCGACAGCTCGCAATCGGGAGGCGACGCCGCTATTGTGCGCGTCCACGGCACCAACAAAGCGCTGGCAATCTGCTCGGATTGCAACCCGCACTATGTGGCGGCAGATCCCTATGAGGGCGGCAAACAGGCCGTGGCCGAAGCCTACCGCAACCTTTCCGCCGTCGGCGCCACGCCGATCGCGATCACCGACAACCTGAACTTCGGCAACCCGGAAAAACCGGCCACGATGGGCTACATCGTCAAGGCCATCGAGGGCATGGCCGAAGCCTGCCGCGTGCTTGAGTTCCCGGTCGTTTCCGGCAACGTGTCGCTCTATAACGAGACCGATGGCAAAGCCATTCCGCCCACCCCGGTTGTCGGCGGCGTCGGCCTGATCGACAATCTCACGAAAATTGCGACACTCAAAGGCGCGCAAGCCGGCGACACCTTGATCATCATTGGTGAAACCGAGGCTGAATTCGGCGCCTCGCTCTACGCCCGCAAATGGCTGGGCGTGAAAGGTGACGATCTTGGCCCGCCACCGCGCGTCATCCTGGAAGAAGAAATCCGCAATGCGGATATTGTTCGCCAGCTGATCGCCAAGGGCCTCGTTCACGCGGTCCACGACATCAGCGATGGCGGCCTTGCTGTTGCCGCCGCCGAAATGGCTCTGGCAGGCAATGTCGGCATCATGCTCGATGCGCAGGAAGACCGCCTCGGCGGCCTTGGCGCGCTGGCCTATCTCTTCAGCGAGACTCAGGGCCGTTATCTGGTCGCCGCGAAAAATGAAGATGCCGTTCTGGACGCGCTCGGCGACACGCCGGGCTTCTTCGCCGGCGTTGTCGAGAATACCGGCGCGATCACCTTCATGCACGATCTGCGCAAGAGCCAGAAAACCGTTCTCCCGCTGAAAGATCTGCGCACTGCCCATGAGGGCTGGCTGCCGGGATACATGAACGCCATCTGA